AAATCGTCAGGCAGCAAAGTACAAAATAGACACAGAAATCTATAACGAAAAGACTGCAGTACATCCAGTTTAATAAGTTAAAAGCCACTCTAATAAAGAGTGGCTTTTTTTAAAAATATTTTCTTTGAATATATTTTGGCAATTTTTTGACGACTTCATTATAAGAAAGTTCTATCATCATTTTAATTTCGTTTTCTGACACTTTACCGTTTAGTTTTATGGTGTTCCAATACGGTTGTTGTACAGGCGGGCAATAATAACCTCTTGTCACAGTATCCGGATATATATTTCTAAAGAATAGTCCTTGTTCTGGGTCGCATTTTAATGTGATTTTATCAGGATATATTTGAGCAAAAATTGGAGTAAAACGTTCGGCTTTTAACTTAATGCAAGCAGGAGTATTTCCAAAAGGATAATCAATATATGAATATTTGAATTTCAAACAGAATTCAATTATTTGTTCAGGTGTCATTATTACAATCCTATTACTGCAGAAATTCTGGTATGCAATGCTTGATATAACTCTTCGGGTGTTTGCCAATTAATCATATTATTGTGAATGATATCAAACTGTTTTTTTAAGTAAAAATCTTTTTTGCACGTGTATATAATCGGTTTTTTAAGAGCTTCGGCATAACCGGCTTCAAAATATACTGGGCTTTTTTGATATGTAAGGTCAATAATACACAGCTTGCTTCTTTTTATTTCATAAAATATTTCTGAAGTAACAGGCTTTTTGTATTTGGTTTCATCCCAAAGCTTAGCAGCAATTTTGAGATCAGACAAAACTTTTATAATGCTTTCTTTAGCTTCATTCATTAATTCTTTATTGCTAATAATTATAAATGCCTGATTTACAGCAGCATTTTGTCTTTGTAATTCTTCTACTCTAAGCCAGCCTTTAAAGGATAGCGTAAGCGAAAAAACTCCCAAACCAATAGGTTCGATATATCCATCTTTTTCAAGATGTTTTAATAAAATGTTGATCTGATCAAGATTGTTTTCATATACGCAAAATAATGTCTTTAATAAAGCTGTTTTTTTGGCATATTGACGGTCATTGGCATTGGTGAGATAAATATTTGTAATCTTTGAACCGATATTTTTTATATAAAAAGCAATATTTAACAGAATCTTATTGATAAGGTCATGTAAGTTTTTTGGAAAGTAATTTAATAATATTTCAGGTGTAACTGTTTCAATGCGAGCGTCGTTTATTTCGGACTGGTTTATTGTGTCTGAAAAAATAGGAATGACGTCATTATTTTTTATAGCGTTGTAAATGTAAGCGCATATAACCAGCTTTTGATCATCAAAAATAGGTGGTGAGTAGTAATATTCTCCGCATACAGGACAGTTAACTTTTTTGTGCTTATTTAAAGAACTATTGCTTATAGATGCTTCACTATAACACATAGGGCAAAAGTCCATGTTACACCTCGTTATCTTAAGTTTATTGATTTTTTTGTGTATAATATTATACCATATATTATTGTTTAATACAATATTGTTTAACTTTTGATGTACAAGAGTATAACGTCATTTACAATATTACTATCATATTGTATAATTATAAAAAAACAAGGTAATAAAATATGAATAAAAATATTCAATATGAAATTGAAGAAAAATACTTATCGCCGTATGCTTTTAAATCAATAAACACCAAAGGCAGAAAAAAGCCGCTAGAACCGTCTATTTATCGCACAGAATTTATGCGTGATAGAGATCGAATAATTCATTGCAAATCTTTTCGCCGACTAAAGCATAAGACACAAGTGTTTTTATCGCCAGAAGGCGATCATTATCGCACAAGACTGACGCATACCTTGGAAGTAATGCAAATCGCACGTAGTATAGCGCGAGCTCTTAGACTTAATGAAGACCTTGTGGAAGCGATTTCTTATGGGCATGATTTGGGACACACGCCTTTTGGACATGCTGGTGAACGTGCTTTACAGACGTTTACGCAATTTGAACATAATGTTCAAAGTCTTAGAGTGGTTGATGTTTTGGAAAATAACTTTGAAGGCATGAATTTGACTTATGAAGTTAGGGACGGAATTTTGAACCATAGAAAAAGTGGTAATCCAAGCACTTTGGAAGGAAGGGTAGTATCAATTGCAGATAGAATAGCTTATATCAACCATGATATAGACGATGCCATTAGAGCCAATGTTCTAAAAGAAGAAGATTTGCCTAAAGAATTAACTGATATTTTGGGACATAGCGTTCATGACAGGATTAATAATATGATTTTAAACGTAATAAACAACAGCATGGATAAGCCTTATGTAAAAATGAATGATGAATTTACATATGCTTGCGATAAGCTAAGAGAGTTTTTGTTTGAAAGGGTTTATAATGATAGCGAACCAAAAAAAGAAGAACATAAAGTTGTAATGATGATTAAAATGCTTTATGAGTATTTTATTGAAAATATAAATAAATTGCCTAAGGGATATGCTAATTTGAATGCAACGGATGCTCAAAAAGTTTGCGATTATATTGCTAGTATGACTGA
This portion of the Clostridia bacterium genome encodes:
- a CDS encoding deoxyguanosinetriphosphate triphosphohydrolase, translating into MNKNIQYEIEEKYLSPYAFKSINTKGRKKPLEPSIYRTEFMRDRDRIIHCKSFRRLKHKTQVFLSPEGDHYRTRLTHTLEVMQIARSIARALRLNEDLVEAISYGHDLGHTPFGHAGERALQTFTQFEHNVQSLRVVDVLENNFEGMNLTYEVRDGILNHRKSGNPSTLEGRVVSIADRIAYINHDIDDAIRANVLKEEDLPKELTDILGHSVHDRINNMILNVINNSMDKPYVKMNDEFTYACDKLREFLFERVYNDSEPKKEEHKVVMMIKMLYEYFIENINKLPKGYANLNATDAQKVCDYIASMTDGYSIFVFNNIFVPKGWQY
- a CDS encoding MmcQ/YjbR family DNA-binding protein, which gives rise to MTPEQIIEFCLKFKYSYIDYPFGNTPACIKLKAERFTPIFAQIYPDKITLKCDPEQGLFFRNIYPDTVTRGYYCPPVQQPYWNTIKLNGKVSENEIKMMIELSYNEVVKKLPKYIQRKYF